From a single Deinococcus humi genomic region:
- a CDS encoding YjgN family protein, giving the protein MTDPAAPPNDVPVFGRHVQSVPTQATQPGPVAPTTVTEYPVGFTATADEYFRLWIVNVALTFVTLGLYLPWARVRNRQYFHGHTWVDGQNFEYRANPAALLRGYLIVAALFVAYAVSGQFERTKWVAVVLVLIYAVAYPVLVRQSMRFQAVNTVHRGLRFRFHGTPGEAYVAYMLANVVASLSFGLALPWAWYMQRRYQVQGLAYGSARATFRGDVGKFYLIGLTALGLTIGGGVVIGVPLFILGVWLFGGDNPGMFDPANLVSSASFLVAAAVGYLSVLVLYAVAWQYVRGATMAYVLNNMELGGVVRTRATFSPWRLVWISLTNAAARVLTLGLASPWAAVRQTRYVLGGLTVRAIAPLDDFAAGVGGETSAFGEAATELLDIQVGF; this is encoded by the coding sequence ATGACCGATCCCGCCGCGCCTCCGAACGACGTTCCCGTCTTTGGCCGACACGTCCAGTCTGTGCCGACCCAGGCCACCCAGCCCGGCCCCGTCGCGCCCACCACCGTCACCGAATATCCCGTTGGATTCACGGCTACGGCGGACGAGTATTTTCGGCTGTGGATCGTGAATGTCGCGTTGACCTTCGTCACGCTGGGGCTGTACCTGCCGTGGGCGCGTGTTCGCAATCGGCAGTATTTCCACGGCCACACCTGGGTGGACGGCCAGAATTTCGAGTACCGGGCCAACCCGGCGGCGCTGCTGCGCGGGTACCTGATCGTGGCCGCGCTGTTCGTGGCGTATGCCGTCTCCGGGCAGTTCGAGCGCACAAAGTGGGTGGCGGTGGTGCTTGTCCTGATTTACGCGGTGGCCTACCCGGTGCTGGTGCGTCAGTCCATGCGTTTTCAGGCGGTCAACACGGTTCACCGCGGGCTGCGCTTCCGCTTCCACGGCACCCCCGGCGAGGCGTACGTGGCCTACATGCTGGCGAACGTCGTGGCAAGCCTTTCCTTCGGGCTGGCGCTGCCCTGGGCGTGGTACATGCAGCGGCGTTATCAGGTGCAGGGCCTGGCCTACGGCTCAGCGCGCGCCACCTTCCGAGGTGACGTGGGCAAGTTCTACCTGATCGGCCTGACGGCGCTGGGGCTGACCATCGGGGGCGGCGTGGTGATCGGCGTGCCGCTGTTCATCCTGGGGGTCTGGCTGTTCGGAGGGGACAATCCAGGCATGTTCGACCCCGCAAATCTCGTGTCCTCCGCATCGTTCCTGGTGGCGGCGGCCGTTGGCTACCTGAGCGTGCTGGTCCTGTACGCGGTGGCGTGGCAGTACGTACGGGGCGCGACGATGGCATACGTCCTGAACAACATGGAACTGGGCGGCGTGGTCCGCACCCGGGCGACATTCAGCCCCTGGCGACTGGTGTGGATCAGCCTGACCAATGCCGCCGCGCGGGTGCTCACGCTGGGCCTGGCCTCGCCCTGGGCCGCCGTACGTCAGACGCGCTATGTGCTGGGCGGCCTGACCGTGCGCGCCATTGCCCCGCTGGATGACTTCGCGGCAGGTGTGGGCGGCGAAACGTCTGCCTTCGGCGAGGCGGCCACCGAGTTGCTGGACATCCAGGTGGGCTTCTGA
- a CDS encoding ribonuclease HII, translated as MPPVPSVTPDWAYERQHWRRGYFRVAGVDEAGRGAWAGPVTVAAVILPGLATEYPFRDSKQLTAPQREEYAAEVRRVALAYAVEHAWPDEIDRLNILGATHAAALRALERLRPPPQALVTDYLKLRTALPISAPPKADALSYSVAAASLLAKTERDAVMREMDVQYPGYGFASHKGYGAPAHRAALEELGVSPAHRRSFAPIRRVLEAGEGGLFPANP; from the coding sequence ATGCCTCCTGTGCCCTCCGTAACGCCCGACTGGGCCTATGAGCGTCAGCACTGGCGGCGCGGGTACTTCCGCGTGGCCGGGGTGGATGAGGCCGGGCGCGGCGCGTGGGCCGGGCCGGTCACGGTAGCGGCGGTGATCCTCCCTGGTCTGGCCACGGAGTATCCGTTCCGGGACAGCAAGCAGTTGACAGCGCCCCAGCGCGAGGAGTACGCCGCCGAGGTTCGCCGCGTGGCCCTGGCCTACGCGGTGGAGCACGCCTGGCCCGACGAGATCGACCGTTTGAACATTCTGGGCGCGACGCACGCGGCGGCCCTGCGGGCGCTGGAGCGACTGAGGCCGCCTCCGCAGGCACTGGTCACCGATTACCTGAAACTCCGCACGGCGCTGCCCATCAGCGCTCCACCGAAGGCCGACGCCCTGAGCTACAGCGTGGCCGCCGCCAGCCTACTCGCCAAAACGGAGCGGGACGCCGTGATGCGCGAAATGGATGTCCAGTATCCCGGCTACGGATTTGCCTCCCACAAGGGTTACGGCGCACCTGCTCACCGGGCGGCGCTGGAAGAACTGGGCGTCAGTCCAGCACACCGCCGGAGCTTTGCCCCCATTCGCCGGGTGCTGGAAGCGGGCGAGGGCGGCCTGTTTCCCGCCAACCCCTGA
- a CDS encoding amidohydrolase family protein yields MTLPAPDSFTPRLLICDVLYTGMGSGHAPGGVVIVGDTVAATGNPAQLRASYPQAHVEQVGGIIAPPPVNAHTHLDMSAYAFQALPYFRWLPEVVIAQRELRGVAGGLAGADQLSRLPVGGVGDIVWSPEVMDALLAREDLRGVLYFEVLGTFPGKADAVFATMRERVETWRKLERPGGPRIGLTPHTPYTVSHRLMKLVTDYAAGEGLPMQIHVAEHPSEPELFATGDGPLWTNRLQPFWPETFAEVIGRTPEPGLTPVRYLDELGVLAAKPTLIHMVNVTADDIARVARAGCAVVSCPRSNIHLECGTFPWTAFAAAGVEIALGTDSIASGQTLDVRDDVAFARRLYPQLDPRLLVRAAVKGGGRVLDLPIPFIRRGEAWSDRYVWSD; encoded by the coding sequence ATGACCCTTCCCGCGCCGGACTCCTTCACGCCCCGCCTGCTGATCTGCGATGTGTTGTACACCGGCATGGGCAGCGGCCACGCGCCGGGTGGCGTCGTCATCGTGGGGGATACGGTAGCGGCCACGGGTAATCCGGCGCAGCTGCGCGCCAGCTACCCGCAGGCACACGTGGAGCAAGTGGGCGGAATCATCGCGCCCCCACCTGTCAACGCGCACACCCACCTGGACATGAGCGCTTACGCGTTTCAGGCGCTGCCGTACTTTCGCTGGCTGCCAGAGGTGGTGATTGCCCAGCGCGAACTGCGTGGGGTGGCGGGCGGGCTGGCCGGAGCCGACCAACTCTCGCGGCTCCCCGTGGGCGGCGTGGGCGACATCGTCTGGTCGCCGGAAGTGATGGACGCCCTGCTCGCCCGCGAGGACCTGCGCGGCGTCCTGTACTTCGAGGTTCTGGGCACCTTTCCAGGGAAGGCCGATGCGGTCTTCGCCACGATGCGCGAGCGGGTGGAGACGTGGCGCAAACTGGAAAGACCTGGTGGCCCTCGCATCGGCCTGACGCCACACACGCCGTACACGGTCAGCCACCGCCTGATGAAACTGGTGACCGATTACGCGGCGGGCGAGGGCCTGCCCATGCAGATCCATGTGGCCGAGCATCCCAGCGAACCCGAACTGTTCGCCACGGGCGACGGGCCGTTGTGGACCAACCGTCTGCAACCCTTCTGGCCCGAGACCTTCGCTGAGGTGATCGGGCGCACGCCGGAGCCAGGGTTGACCCCAGTCCGCTATCTAGACGAACTCGGCGTGCTGGCCGCAAAGCCCACGCTGATCCACATGGTCAATGTCACGGCGGACGACATCGCACGGGTGGCGCGGGCCGGCTGCGCGGTGGTCAGTTGCCCGCGCAGCAACATCCATCTGGAATGCGGCACCTTCCCCTGGACCGCGTTTGCTGCTGCCGGAGTGGAGATCGCGCTGGGCACCGACTCCATCGCGAGCGGCCAGACCCTGGACGTGCGGGATGACGTGGCTTTTGCCCGGAGGCTCTATCCGCAGCTCGATCCACGTCTGCTGGTGCGCGCCGCCGTCAAGGGCGGTGGACGCGTGCTGGACCTCCCCATACCGTTCATCCGACGCGGGGAGGCGTGGTCAGACCGCTACGTCTGGAGCGATTAG